In a single window of the Limnochorda sp. L945t genome:
- a CDS encoding TubC N-terminal docking domain-related protein, which yields MDAAALLHALRARGIVLSAVGERLRVEAPRGLVTPELRAALTAHKAAILALLQQESQWPPQCREAERLYHRPPVLEAPHAKLFPLVGQRVLTPRGPGVLLQAFAGQATVALESDPNHAAIFEPQEIRPLSAAP from the coding sequence ATGGACGCGGCCGCTCTTCTGCACGCGTTGCGCGCCCGGGGCATCGTCCTGTCGGCGGTGGGCGAGCGCCTGCGCGTGGAGGCGCCCCGCGGGCTGGTCACTCCCGAGCTGCGGGCCGCGTTGACTGCCCACAAGGCTGCCATCCTGGCACTCCTGCAACAGGAGTCGCAATGGCCCCCGCAGTGCCGGGAGGCCGAACGCCTCTATCACCGCCCTCCGGTGCTGGAGGCGCCGCACGCGAAGCTCTTCCCGCTCGTCGGCCAGCGGGTGCTCACCCCCCGCGGCCCCGGTGTGCTGCTGCAGGCCTTCGCCGGCCAGGCAACTGTGGCGTTGGAAAGCGACCCAAACCACGCGGCCATCTTCGAGCCGCAGGAGATTCGCCCGCTCTCTGCCGCACCGTGA
- a CDS encoding AAA family ATPase, translating to MSPEEAQAEIRRAVELLLVPGQVTELRVEGATTREYRRPHLEVGYFDNLLTLATWAASFARRAQGLYVVLNPLNHALLARANNHMRVLTRDGPRTTELDVERWQWLIITLDPRRPAGVPPSNTEHEAALRRARAIRVALAEEGWPAPVLVDSGTGACLLYHVSLPRGDDALVRHSLEALARRFSDAGVAVDPSTASPVYPVRLPGTAAREGDSTPDRPHRYARILEAPGTLELVPKSRLEVLAGSRPDSDASPNVEPIILTVADVEPARVEFLWEPYLPLGKLTLLDGDPGVGKSWVALAIAAALSHGTPPGQPDEPLPVSEPADTVYITAEDDVADTIRPRLAQLGADLRRIHVLPAVRVVAQRDTRTSGDDEEDRRRRRAERQAAILRGDAHERPFTLLDVELLRRVLEERRPKLVVIDPLEGHLPPDTDLNRAEKVRPVLQGLARVATDFHCSVLVLRHLSKEARDRALYRGLGSIDLAAVARSVLLAGADPKSPGDRALVHIKSNLGPRGPSLGYRIDKDGFAWTGPSTLTAVDLLAPERAAGEAQVERAKAFLVNLLQGGPVPQAQVEEEARRAGISRRTLQRAKGELEVESRRHSQPGAPRGTGEWLWTLPAPAASADAEAGPPGQASMAPSVGNLEIGVSGSVVTKGNQHRQSHPPGHVEGGQDRQPNTLGGLDCPASCPALGPRDQDRQEGSYTEDQTNLASLVPPSGEREVFEL from the coding sequence GTGAGCCCCGAAGAAGCTCAGGCCGAGATACGCCGGGCCGTCGAGCTGTTGCTGGTTCCTGGGCAGGTCACGGAGTTGCGGGTCGAGGGGGCGACGACCCGGGAGTACCGTCGGCCGCACCTGGAGGTCGGTTATTTCGATAACCTTTTGACGCTCGCCACCTGGGCCGCGTCCTTCGCCCGCCGCGCCCAGGGTCTCTACGTGGTGCTCAACCCCCTCAACCACGCGCTGCTCGCCCGGGCGAATAACCACATGCGGGTTCTGACCCGTGATGGCCCCCGTACCACCGAGCTCGATGTGGAGCGTTGGCAGTGGTTGATCATCACGCTCGATCCCCGGCGCCCGGCGGGCGTGCCGCCGTCCAACACCGAGCACGAAGCAGCCCTCCGCCGCGCACGCGCCATCCGGGTAGCCCTCGCGGAGGAAGGCTGGCCGGCTCCCGTCCTCGTCGATTCGGGAACAGGCGCATGCCTACTTTACCACGTCTCCCTGCCCCGAGGGGATGACGCCCTGGTTCGGCACTCGTTGGAGGCGCTGGCCAGGCGTTTCTCGGACGCCGGTGTCGCGGTCGATCCGTCTACTGCGTCGCCGGTCTACCCGGTGCGCCTACCCGGCACGGCGGCCCGTGAAGGAGATTCCACCCCGGACCGGCCCCATCGCTACGCGCGCATTCTCGAAGCACCCGGGACGCTGGAGCTTGTGCCCAAGAGCCGCCTGGAGGTCCTGGCCGGTTCGAGGCCCGACTCCGACGCGTCGCCCAACGTGGAGCCCATCATCTTGACGGTCGCGGACGTCGAGCCGGCCAGGGTCGAGTTTCTGTGGGAGCCTTATTTGCCGCTGGGCAAGCTGACCCTTCTGGACGGCGACCCGGGCGTCGGCAAGAGCTGGGTCGCCCTGGCCATCGCGGCTGCGCTCTCGCATGGTACCCCGCCCGGGCAGCCGGATGAGCCACTGCCTGTTAGTGAGCCGGCCGACACGGTTTACATCACCGCGGAGGATGACGTGGCCGACACCATCCGCCCGCGGCTTGCGCAGCTGGGCGCGGACCTGCGGCGCATCCACGTGTTGCCGGCCGTGCGGGTCGTGGCCCAACGGGACACGAGGACGAGCGGGGACGACGAGGAGGACCGCCGTCGTCGACGGGCCGAGCGACAGGCTGCTATCCTGCGCGGCGATGCCCATGAGCGCCCCTTCACGCTGCTCGATGTGGAACTTCTGCGCCGCGTGTTGGAGGAGCGGCGGCCTAAGCTCGTGGTCATCGACCCGTTGGAAGGACACCTGCCCCCGGACACCGACCTCAACCGGGCCGAGAAAGTACGTCCGGTCCTGCAGGGGCTCGCCCGAGTGGCCACCGATTTCCACTGCTCGGTCCTGGTGCTTCGCCACCTCAGCAAAGAGGCTCGGGATCGGGCCCTCTACCGAGGCCTCGGCTCCATCGACCTTGCCGCCGTGGCCCGGTCGGTGCTGCTGGCGGGCGCAGACCCCAAAAGCCCGGGCGACCGAGCCCTTGTGCACATCAAGTCCAACCTGGGCCCCAGGGGCCCCTCCCTCGGCTACCGTATCGACAAGGACGGTTTCGCTTGGACGGGACCTTCGACACTAACGGCGGTCGACCTGCTGGCACCCGAGCGGGCTGCGGGCGAGGCGCAGGTGGAACGCGCCAAGGCCTTCCTCGTCAACCTACTCCAAGGCGGCCCGGTTCCGCAAGCGCAGGTGGAGGAAGAAGCCCGGCGCGCGGGCATCTCGCGCCGGACGCTTCAGCGGGCGAAGGGGGAGCTGGAGGTAGAAAGCCGCCGCCATTCGCAACCGGGCGCGCCGCGAGGGACTGGCGAGTGGCTCTGGACCTTGCCGGCCCCAGCGGCCTCGGCGGACGCGGAGGCGGGTCCACCTGGGCAAGCCTCCATGGCCCCGTCCGTTGGCAACCTTGAAATAGGGGTTTCAGGTAGCGTCGTGACGAAGGGCAATCAACATCGCCAGAGTCACCCCCCTGGCCATGTTGAAGGCGGTCAAGATCGCCAACCGAACACACTTGGCGGTCTTGATTGCCCCGCGTCGTGTCCGGCTTTGGGGCCTCGGGATCAAGATCGCCAAGAAGGGTCTTATACCGAAGACCAGACGAACCTGGCCTCCTTGGTGCCCCCGTCCGGCGAACGGGAGGTGTTCGAGCTGTGA
- a CDS encoding MerR family transcriptional regulator: MQLLGTREAARAAQVPVRTLLGWVARGRVVAFRDALNGRVFLPADEVERLRPERRLHRVSAPLEAASPDRRPAVKG, translated from the coding sequence ATGCAGCTGTTGGGAACCCGAGAAGCGGCCCGGGCGGCACAGGTACCGGTGCGCACTCTGCTCGGGTGGGTTGCTAGAGGCCGCGTGGTGGCCTTTCGCGATGCGCTGAACGGGAGGGTGTTCCTCCCGGCCGACGAGGTGGAGCGCCTGCGACCCGAGCGCCGGCTTCACCGGGTCAGCGCTCCCTTGGAGGCCGCTAGTCCCGACCGGAGGCCCGCCGTGAAGGGCTGA
- a CDS encoding cobalamin-binding protein, translating into MRIVSLVPSATELVWALGLTDHLVGRSHECDFPPEVAGVPVVTASLIPPGVTGAELDALVSRAVREHGSLYTLDRDQISRLRPDLILTQGLCEVCAVAYDEVKAATADLQVHVAAPVILSLQPMTLADVLAQLETVASAAGIEARGREVRRGLEARLEAVRRRSEGLANRPRVFCMEWLQPPWCAGHWVPEMVELAGGSNPLGQPGQQSRRLGWDAIRGCDPDVIVLMPCGYDLQQTVAEYRDLRRRGRLPTWWDELRAVRERRVFAVQASAYFNRPGPRVVDGVETLAEVLHPDLFGSLRLRSSWLPVERG; encoded by the coding sequence GTGCGCATCGTGTCGCTGGTCCCGAGCGCCACCGAGCTCGTCTGGGCACTGGGCCTCACCGACCATCTCGTGGGACGCAGCCACGAGTGCGACTTCCCTCCGGAGGTGGCGGGCGTGCCGGTCGTCACCGCTTCCCTCATCCCGCCGGGCGTCACGGGGGCCGAACTGGACGCGCTCGTCAGCCGGGCGGTGCGGGAGCACGGCTCGCTGTACACCCTGGACCGCGACCAGATCAGCCGGCTCCGTCCCGACCTCATCCTGACCCAGGGGCTGTGCGAGGTTTGCGCGGTGGCGTACGACGAGGTGAAGGCTGCAACCGCCGACTTGCAGGTCCACGTCGCCGCGCCGGTCATCCTATCGCTGCAACCCATGACCCTCGCGGACGTGCTCGCCCAGCTCGAGACCGTCGCGTCGGCCGCCGGCATCGAAGCGAGAGGCCGGGAGGTGCGCAGGGGCCTGGAGGCTCGCCTGGAAGCGGTGAGGCGGCGAAGCGAAGGGCTGGCGAATCGCCCTCGGGTTTTCTGCATGGAGTGGCTGCAACCGCCCTGGTGCGCCGGGCACTGGGTGCCCGAGATGGTGGAACTGGCCGGGGGCAGCAACCCGCTGGGCCAGCCGGGTCAGCAGTCCCGCCGCCTGGGATGGGACGCCATCCGCGGCTGCGACCCCGACGTGATCGTCCTCATGCCTTGCGGATACGACCTGCAGCAGACCGTCGCCGAGTATCGGGACCTGCGTCGGCGCGGCCGCCTGCCAACGTGGTGGGATGAACTGCGAGCGGTGCGAGAACGTCGCGTCTTCGCCGTCCAGGCCAGCGCCTACTTCAACCGGCCCGGGCCCCGGGTCGTCGACGGGGTCGAGACCCTGGCCGAGGTCTTGCACCCCGACCTGTTTGGCTCTTTGCGGCTTCGAAGCAGCTGGCTGCCGGTCGAAAGGGGCTAA
- a CDS encoding GNAT family N-acetyltransferase, producing the protein MPEPGDRCDVREVPAEEIGAINGMCVMPGVAPAGALAEAARVHRAVARMGVRTFGAFQEGRPVGRLEVMPVDAAPLPLEGEGLWVIRCLWVLEEAARQGLARSLMERALEAAAGSAGLAVLTYAGWMPVAFFEHFGFEMVERRGPAALLLKRLRPDGRVALAAGPRPSALAPAPTQASTPAAARARAEPVVHVAAVVTGRCPWMMQMCRRRLEAARALSSRVQTAEQLILDRADALRLGEENIYIDGEPLDDLVMPLQAFLDRIRARLAPRTYGVGARPGEVDPLPSGRLAAGRLTRSFRSAATTKHIRHRLKLAGADQALCGRQDTRPPSAGLQRSAAAYRPLRPPQPNGASGSAGTGGDHDLVDAVMATEWQAPQAVPSTSWPCAWCCFGRRPQRSATRPSVIGYPDIPKAWLARCIGRPRPFPLVRRAMPLVKQRSMRQVCVVRPGSESARLSPFRPAASCFEAAKSQTGRGARPRPGSRPRRRPGARAG; encoded by the coding sequence ATGCCAGAGCCCGGCGATCGCTGCGATGTGCGGGAGGTCCCCGCCGAGGAGATCGGAGCGATCAACGGCATGTGCGTCATGCCGGGCGTCGCCCCGGCCGGCGCCCTGGCCGAGGCGGCTCGGGTGCACCGGGCGGTGGCGAGGATGGGCGTGCGCACCTTCGGGGCGTTCCAGGAAGGCAGGCCCGTCGGGCGCCTCGAGGTCATGCCGGTCGACGCGGCCCCGCTCCCGCTCGAAGGCGAGGGCCTGTGGGTCATCCGATGCCTGTGGGTGCTCGAAGAGGCGGCGAGGCAGGGTCTGGCCCGATCCCTCATGGAACGGGCCCTCGAAGCCGCCGCCGGCTCTGCCGGGCTCGCCGTGCTCACATACGCAGGCTGGATGCCCGTGGCGTTTTTCGAACACTTCGGGTTCGAGATGGTCGAGCGCCGCGGCCCGGCCGCTCTGCTGCTGAAGCGGCTGCGGCCGGACGGCCGGGTGGCGCTTGCGGCCGGGCCCCGGCCCTCAGCTTTGGCTCCCGCCCCGACCCAAGCCTCGACCCCTGCTGCGGCGCGGGCGCGGGCCGAGCCCGTCGTGCACGTTGCGGCCGTGGTCACCGGCCGCTGCCCCTGGATGATGCAGATGTGCCGCAGGCGCCTGGAGGCGGCCCGGGCGCTCTCGAGCCGGGTGCAAACGGCCGAGCAGTTGATCCTTGACCGGGCCGACGCCCTGCGCCTAGGGGAGGAGAACATCTACATCGACGGCGAGCCCCTCGACGACCTCGTCATGCCTCTCCAGGCGTTTCTCGACCGCATCCGTGCCCGCCTGGCTCCCCGTACCTACGGAGTCGGCGCCCGGCCCGGCGAGGTGGATCCATTGCCATCCGGTCGGCTTGCCGCTGGCCGTCTCACGCGTAGCTTCCGGTCCGCCGCCACGACGAAGCACATCCGCCACCGCCTGAAGCTGGCCGGAGCCGACCAGGCGCTGTGTGGCCGCCAGGACACTCGACCACCTTCAGCTGGCCTGCAACGGTCTGCCGCGGCTTATCGACCACTGCGCCCACCTCAGCCCAATGGCGCCAGCGGCTCGGCAGGAACGGGTGGTGACCACGACTTGGTCGACGCTGTGATGGCCACCGAGTGGCAGGCCCCCCAAGCCGTGCCATCTACGAGCTGGCCTTGCGCCTGGTGCTGCTTTGGGCGGAGGCCTCAAAGGTCGGCGACCCGGCCATCCGTCATCGGCTACCCTGACATCCCGAAGGCGTGGCTCGCCCGATGTATCGGGCGGCCACGCCCTTTCCCGCTCGTCCGCCGCGCGATGCCACTGGTCAAACAACGATCAATGCGACAGGTATGTGTTGTGAGGCCTGGCAGCGAGTCCGCCCGACTTAGCCCCTTTCGACCGGCAGCCAGCTGCTTCGAAGCCGCAAAGAGCCAAACAGGTCGGGGTGCAAGACCTCGGCCAGGGTCTCGACCCCGTCGACGACCCGGGGCCCGGGCCGGTTGA
- a CDS encoding DMT family transporter yields the protein MSVGTAVAFAALSFIWGSTYLFIKVGVEHWPPFMLAGLRNLTACLALLAVMAALRRRLPRAWREWWPPLVFAALNGAAFALIFWGERFIPSGQAAVLVATMPLFTLPLARLWSREPVRLAQMAAVVVGFAGVLMASGVREGTGFAGSAQMRMLAQAGMLAAAFCYAASYVFSKRFFRADTYTNTAIHLGASGLYLLALSLAAREVPDARALTWPALGSLGYLALVGSALAYWLMFYLIDRLGSVQASYVTLINPVVAVALGVLLLGEPLTWGMAAGTVAVVAGAWLVHRRPAGRGRLRLREGSRRTEGAAAR from the coding sequence ATGAGCGTGGGGACGGCGGTCGCTTTCGCGGCGCTGAGCTTCATCTGGGGTTCGACCTATCTCTTCATCAAAGTCGGCGTCGAGCACTGGCCGCCGTTCATGCTGGCGGGGCTGCGCAACCTGACCGCATGCCTGGCCCTGCTGGCCGTCATGGCGGCGCTCCGCAGGCGTCTGCCGAGGGCGTGGCGGGAATGGTGGCCGCCGCTGGTCTTCGCTGCGCTCAACGGGGCGGCCTTCGCCCTCATCTTCTGGGGGGAGCGGTTCATCCCATCGGGGCAGGCGGCGGTGTTGGTGGCCACCATGCCGCTGTTCACACTGCCGCTGGCCCGCCTCTGGAGCCGGGAACCCGTGAGGCTGGCGCAAATGGCGGCGGTCGTAGTGGGGTTCGCAGGGGTGCTGATGGCGTCAGGAGTGCGGGAAGGCACAGGGTTTGCGGGCAGTGCGCAAATGCGGATGCTGGCGCAGGCCGGCATGCTGGCGGCGGCCTTCTGCTACGCGGCGTCCTACGTCTTCAGCAAGCGCTTCTTCCGGGCTGACACCTACACCAACACGGCCATCCATCTGGGAGCGTCGGGGCTTTACCTGCTTGCCCTCTCCCTGGCGGCACGGGAGGTGCCGGACGCCAGGGCGTTGACATGGCCGGCGCTGGGGTCGCTGGGGTATCTCGCGCTGGTGGGCTCGGCCCTGGCGTACTGGCTCATGTTCTACCTGATCGACCGGTTGGGCAGCGTGCAGGCGTCGTACGTCACGCTGATCAACCCCGTGGTGGCCGTGGCCCTGGGCGTGTTGCTGCTGGGCGAGCCGCTCACGTGGGGCATGGCTGCGGGCACGGTGGCTGTCGTAGCCGGCGCCTGGCTGGTGCACCGCCGGCCGGCGGGTCGGGGGCGATTGCGGCTGCGGGAAGGTTCCCGACGCACTGAAGGCGCAGCGGCCCGTTGA
- a CDS encoding YceI family protein: MRPVRHPGVVRGCTRSAILRTIVTGAVLMASASLVYLAARLWDSPVTAAPASAPGSRGEASASSEAGYERFVIEPAESQALYRVGEVFLNVNRPNVAVGVTQAIRGEILIDPRRLANSRLGTIQVDISQLTSDQPRRDQAIRERWLESARFPIAEFRVSSVEGLPDAYHEGVAVPVTLHGQLKIRTVERPVTFQGSFVLADNTLKGTARTTIRMTDFGFDPPSILGLLRAENEAEIQVEIVARRVG, encoded by the coding sequence ATGCGTCCTGTCCGCCACCCGGGTGTCGTGCGAGGATGCACCCGTTCTGCCATCTTGCGGACCATTGTCACCGGTGCCGTTCTCATGGCTTCGGCGTCCCTGGTGTACCTTGCGGCACGTCTTTGGGACAGCCCCGTCACCGCCGCACCGGCCAGCGCGCCAGGCTCCCGGGGTGAAGCTTCCGCCAGCAGCGAGGCCGGTTACGAGCGCTTCGTGATCGAACCCGCGGAGTCCCAGGCCCTGTACCGGGTGGGCGAGGTCTTCCTAAACGTCAACAGGCCGAACGTGGCCGTCGGCGTCACCCAGGCCATCCGCGGCGAGATTCTCATCGACCCACGCCGCCTGGCCAACAGCCGGCTCGGTACCATCCAGGTGGACATCAGCCAGCTGACATCCGACCAGCCCCGCCGCGACCAGGCCATCCGGGAGCGGTGGCTGGAGTCGGCCCGCTTCCCCATCGCGGAGTTCAGGGTCTCGTCGGTGGAAGGCCTGCCCGATGCGTACCACGAAGGCGTGGCGGTTCCCGTAACGCTGCACGGCCAGCTGAAGATCCGGACTGTCGAGCGACCTGTCACCTTCCAAGGGTCGTTCGTGCTGGCGGACAACACCCTGAAGGGGACGGCCCGTACCACCATCCGCATGACGGACTTCGGGTTTGACCCGCCGTCCATCCTGGGGCTGCTGCGGGCTGAAAACGAAGCGGAGATCCAGGTCGAGATCGTGGCCCGGCGGGTGGGCTGA
- a CDS encoding ABC transporter permease — translation MTMARFMGDTATVAAMECRTSFRTPVWLFMSLFQPLLWLLLFGRLFEPMVRVPGFGARSYVEFLLPGVMGMTAMFAAGWSGLGLVYDMQRGTLERLLVTPAARASLMMGRIAWWAAVAVVQCLLVLGVAHLMGVRVVTGAPGILGITGILGMFGVALGAFSHALAATTGEQTAVVSTLQFCSVPAMFLSSTLMPLNLAPGWVRQVAAANPLHWAVEGVRILLLDGWQWAVVGRDVGLLALFAGLMVAWAVSSLRRLSA, via the coding sequence ATGACGATGGCCCGTTTCATGGGGGACACGGCCACAGTGGCCGCCATGGAGTGTCGGACCTCGTTTCGAACCCCGGTGTGGCTGTTCATGAGCCTGTTCCAACCGCTGCTATGGCTGCTCTTGTTCGGGCGGCTGTTTGAACCCATGGTACGCGTGCCCGGGTTCGGCGCACGTAGCTACGTGGAGTTCCTGCTCCCCGGCGTTATGGGGATGACGGCCATGTTCGCCGCCGGTTGGTCGGGGCTGGGGTTGGTGTACGACATGCAGCGGGGCACACTGGAGCGGCTCCTGGTGACGCCGGCGGCCAGGGCCTCCCTGATGATGGGTCGCATCGCCTGGTGGGCGGCGGTGGCGGTGGTGCAATGTCTTCTGGTGCTCGGGGTGGCCCACCTCATGGGTGTGCGGGTGGTGACGGGCGCTCCAGGTATCCTGGGCATCACCGGGATCCTGGGGATGTTCGGGGTGGCGCTGGGGGCCTTCTCCCACGCCCTGGCTGCCACAACGGGAGAGCAGACCGCGGTGGTGTCGACCTTGCAGTTCTGTAGCGTGCCTGCCATGTTCTTGTCCTCGACACTGATGCCGCTCAACCTGGCGCCGGGTTGGGTACGGCAGGTGGCCGCGGCCAACCCGCTTCACTGGGCCGTGGAGGGGGTACGGATCCTGCTCCTTGACGGGTGGCAGTGGGCGGTCGTGGGGCGGGACGTCGGCCTTCTGGCCCTGTTCGCGGGCCTCATGGTAGCCTGGGCCGTCTCTTCGCTGCGCCGGCTGAGCGCGTGA
- a CDS encoding ABC transporter ATP-binding protein: protein MLAVVVDQVSKAYRRGARALDSVSLEVEEGEVVAVLGPNGAGKTTLARIIATLLAPTGGRVFLMGRDVARSQADVRRILGYVPQGATAPPESTGEEYLAMVATLHGVPASERRARIRELLRWLELAPAGSHLARTYSGGMRRRLDLAAALLHRPPVLIFDEPTTGLDPSSRRHIWNHIKELVRQNGTTLLLTTHYLEEADALADRLVILDRGKVAVSGRPEALKAALGGDRVRLAVPSAQLPAVREALAAGWFDDIPAPTIRGLPDGTTQLEWTLPAGARAAARLTEALHGAAVSVLGIFVYPPSLDDVFQAHTGRTLQEAQEQAIASGMAPEEGRGKAGRPPQRAA, encoded by the coding sequence ATGTTGGCGGTGGTCGTCGACCAGGTAAGCAAAGCGTACCGACGGGGTGCCCGGGCGTTGGACAGCGTCAGCTTGGAGGTGGAGGAAGGGGAGGTCGTAGCGGTTCTCGGCCCCAATGGGGCGGGGAAGACGACCCTCGCCCGCATCATCGCGACCCTCCTGGCGCCGACGGGCGGCAGGGTCTTCCTCATGGGACGAGACGTCGCCCGCTCGCAGGCCGATGTGCGGCGCATCCTCGGGTACGTGCCCCAGGGGGCAACAGCACCGCCGGAGAGCACGGGCGAAGAGTACCTGGCCATGGTGGCCACCCTGCATGGGGTGCCTGCCTCCGAACGCCGGGCCCGCATCCGAGAGCTCCTCCGGTGGTTGGAGCTCGCACCGGCCGGCTCGCACCTGGCCAGGACCTATTCCGGTGGCATGCGCCGGCGCCTCGACCTGGCCGCCGCCCTGCTCCACCGTCCGCCGGTGCTCATCTTCGACGAGCCGACGACGGGGCTGGACCCGTCCAGCCGCCGGCACATCTGGAACCACATCAAAGAGCTGGTGCGGCAAAACGGCACCACCTTGCTGCTTACCACCCACTACCTTGAGGAGGCTGACGCACTGGCCGACCGGCTTGTCATCCTGGACAGAGGGAAGGTTGCCGTGTCGGGGCGTCCCGAAGCGCTGAAGGCGGCTTTGGGGGGAGACCGGGTCCGCCTTGCAGTGCCTTCCGCCCAGCTCCCTGCCGTCCGCGAGGCGCTGGCGGCAGGCTGGTTCGACGACATCCCTGCGCCGACCATCCGGGGGCTTCCCGATGGTACGACCCAGCTCGAGTGGACCCTGCCGGCCGGCGCCCGTGCTGCGGCCCGCTTGACAGAGGCCCTTCATGGGGCCGCGGTGAGCGTTCTGGGAATCTTCGTGTACCCCCCGTCGCTCGATGACGTGTTCCAGGCCCACACCGGCCGCACGTTGCAGGAGGCCCAGGAGCAAGCCATTGCCTCCGGTATGGCGCCAGAGGAAGGCCGGGGAAAGGCCGGACGGCCGCCCCAGCGGGCAGCGTGA
- a CDS encoding PadR family transcriptional regulator — translation MLSSLEATETAAKGERDTRGEATRLIILGYLRERPAHGYEIQRWIRIQQMDRWSSVLPGSLYHALKRMEGEGLIKAVAEERTGDRLRKVYAITPAGERAFERIVRRLLAAEPHSTRSDFALAAGWLDVLPSAEAVAILERTVRRLEETRQLWETGRAIKAQYAMPPAVEAAFDNARRVLDADIAFVRSLIRMVQEGRTGLEETRERLQQLKDVWTAKGNGLGPVGPEREGE, via the coding sequence ATGTTGAGTAGCCTGGAGGCGACGGAGACGGCGGCGAAGGGGGAGCGCGACACCCGGGGCGAGGCGACCAGGCTCATCATCCTGGGCTATTTGCGGGAGCGCCCTGCTCACGGCTATGAGATCCAGCGCTGGATCCGGATCCAGCAGATGGACCGCTGGTCCAGCGTCCTTCCGGGCTCTCTCTACCACGCGCTCAAGCGCATGGAGGGGGAGGGGCTGATCAAGGCCGTTGCAGAGGAGCGGACGGGTGACCGCCTGCGCAAGGTATACGCCATCACGCCGGCCGGGGAGCGAGCCTTCGAACGCATCGTGCGCCGGTTGCTGGCGGCGGAGCCCCACTCGACCCGCTCGGACTTCGCCCTGGCGGCGGGATGGCTGGACGTCCTGCCTTCCGCGGAAGCGGTGGCCATTCTCGAGCGCACCGTCCGGCGCCTCGAGGAGACCCGGCAGCTGTGGGAGACCGGGAGGGCCATCAAGGCGCAGTACGCCATGCCTCCGGCCGTGGAGGCCGCCTTCGACAACGCCCGCCGGGTGCTCGACGCCGACATCGCGTTCGTGCGCAGCCTCATCCGCATGGTGCAAGAGGGCAGGACGGGGCTCGAGGAAACCCGCGAGCGGCTGCAACAGCTCAAGGACGTCTGGACGGCAAAGGGGAACGGCCTAGGGCCCGTGGGCCCCGAAAGGGAGGGAGAGTAG
- a CDS encoding class I SAM-dependent methyltransferase yields MVDALPISNAEVQRIYDRRSRHYARTVGRFERRAHLRAIELAQISPGDKVLEVAVGPGTTLVEILARVEGDNVVHGVDISTGMLRQAARTAAAAGYANFELRQADARQLPYPDHSFDLVYNGYMLDLMNLQAIRAVLAEFRRVLRPGGRLVLVHVSKRHPERITGFERLYEALPKRLVPRVLGLCRPLAVEAYVREAGFVDVVREFVGGLMPSEIIVAHRSRP; encoded by the coding sequence ATGGTCGATGCCCTGCCGATTAGCAACGCCGAGGTTCAGCGGATCTACGACCGCCGGAGCCGCCACTACGCTCGCACCGTCGGCCGGTTCGAACGGCGCGCCCACCTGCGCGCCATCGAGCTGGCCCAGATCTCGCCCGGCGACAAGGTGCTCGAAGTGGCAGTCGGCCCGGGCACCACGTTGGTCGAGATTCTGGCGAGAGTCGAGGGGGACAACGTCGTCCACGGCGTGGACATCTCGACCGGCATGCTGCGACAGGCAGCCAGGACGGCGGCCGCCGCCGGCTACGCCAACTTCGAGCTCCGACAGGCCGATGCCCGTCAACTGCCCTACCCAGACCACAGCTTCGACCTCGTTTACAACGGATACATGCTCGACCTGATGAACCTGCAGGCGATCCGTGCGGTGTTGGCCGAGTTCCGTCGGGTCCTGCGTCCGGGAGGGCGGCTGGTGCTGGTCCACGTGAGCAAGCGGCACCCCGAGCGGATCACCGGGTTCGAGCGCCTCTACGAGGCGCTGCCGAAGCGCCTGGTGCCAAGGGTCCTGGGCCTGTGCCGACCCCTCGCGGTCGAGGCCTACGTGCGAGAGGCCGGCTTCGTCGACGTCGTGCGGGAGTTCGTCGGCGGGCTGATGCCGTCCGAGATCATCGTCGCGCATCGTTCTCGTCCGTAG
- a CDS encoding ArsR/SmtB family transcription factor gives MTDPDLMRMLQAVGDPIRMELVFLVGSRGPMNVTDIASHFKLSRPAVSHHLKVLKDAGVLAGEKRSKEVYYRLNRRRAVNALRSLADAIESCCPTDENDARR, from the coding sequence GTGACCGACCCGGACCTGATGCGGATGCTGCAGGCGGTGGGGGACCCCATACGGATGGAACTGGTTTTCCTGGTGGGCAGCCGCGGCCCGATGAATGTCACCGACATCGCCTCCCACTTCAAGCTCAGCCGCCCGGCCGTCTCCCATCACCTGAAGGTCTTGAAGGACGCCGGTGTCCTGGCCGGTGAGAAACGGAGCAAGGAGGTCTACTACCGGCTGAACCGGCGCCGCGCCGTCAACGCCCTCCGCTCGCTGGCCGACGCCATCGAAAGCTGTTGCCCTACGGACGAGAACGATGCGCGACGATGA